One genomic segment of Arachis duranensis cultivar V14167 chromosome 4, aradu.V14167.gnm2.J7QH, whole genome shotgun sequence includes these proteins:
- the LOC107484513 gene encoding uric acid degradation bifunctional protein TTL-like — protein MKMEDFSSCCAGTTFANEMAMASPFSSLEHAITVTRDIWYRKLNVRSWLEAISGRSCSNEYLETVNEATVQELHEWGSRYEEKLGYVFVTFVAGRTSEDILAELKMRFNNSHGIELEITSTEKLKYIECAIRELLSKKSIQTTDKGDVSAEYSGEIVVDTLDGVDTDSEDD, from the exons ATGAAAATGGAGGATTTCTCATCATGCTGTGCAGGCACAACATTCGCTAACGAAATGGCTATGGCCTCTCCATTCTCTTCATTGGAACATGCAATTACGGTTACCAGAGACATATGGTACCGTAAGTTGAATGTTAGGTCTTGGTTGGAGGCCATATCAGGACGATCTTGTTCTAATGAATACTTGGAAACGGTGAATGAAGCTACTGTGCAG GAACTTCATGAATGGGGATCAAGGTACGAGGAGAAATTAGGCTATGTTTTTGTGACATTTGTAGCTGGTAGGACATCTGAAGACATACTTGCTGAATTAAAG ATGCGCTTTAATAACTCGCATGGTATTGAGTTGGAGATTACTTCAACAGAGAAATTGAAGTATATAGAATGTGCTATTAGAGAACTTCTTTCCAAGAAATCTATCCAAACTACCGACAAAGGAGATG TGTCAGCTGAATATTCAGGCGAAATAGTTGTTGACACTCTAGATGGAGTAGACACTGATTCAGAAGACGATTAG